The Candidatus Neomarinimicrobiota bacterium DNA window ATACGCGAAGCGCCATATATACAGGACGTGCCATCTCCTGTTGTATATTAGCTATAATCCTTTTCCTTACTCTTTCTATCTCATCCGATGGAAATGAAGGATTTAATACAACTTCGCTGAATAACTCAAAGGCTTTATCAAGAGTTGTATTTAGAGAAGTCAGATTTACATAGGAATAATCAAGATTTGCACCTGTAACTATACTCGCACCAATTCTTTCTAATTCATCATTTAATTCAAGGCTTGTGTACTTTCTTGTTCCCTCATTCAACATATCCATCGCAAAATTTGCTACTCCAGGCTTTGATAACTGATCAGATGAATATCCAGCATTTATAATTAACATTGCATTGACAGCGGGAATTGATTTTCTTTCTACAAGATAAACCTCAAGCCTATTATTCATTTCGAACTTTACAAAATCAGGAAACTCCGGCTCTGGTGGACTTCCTACTTCAGGCAATTTTGCTCTATCAACATCCCCTAATGTACTCGTATAATTGGGGAATGGATGCACCTCAAGAACAAAATAACCAGGCCCCATCCACTTCCTTGCTGTAGACAATATATCCTTCTTAGTTACCTTCGCAACCCATTGTAACTGCCTTTTATAGTGAGAAGGGTCTCCTATAAAAACCTGATTTCTCGCAAGAATATCTGACTTACCACCAAAACCACCAATTCTTTCTATACCTCTTATAAAATCAGAGAAATAACCAATCTTCACCCTATCGAGCTCATCATCCGTTGGTCCTTTAGTCAAGAACTTATCTATTTCTTCGTTAAGGATTCTCTCAACTTCTCCCATATCAGCATCATTACGCAAGTCCACAACAATTATAAGCTGTCCTGCGATTTCTTTTAAATCAGCAAATACCGATACATTGGTTGCCAGCTGTTCATCATAAACTAATCTTTTGTACAACCTTGAGGTTTTTCCAGATGCCAGTATATCAGCAATGAGCTCAAATTCCGTTCCCTCTTTAGAACCATACTCTGGAATGTTGTAAACCCTGTACAATCGAGGTTGTGGAACTCTATCCTGCATTACAAATCTGTGCTCTCCCCTTAAAACAGGAATCCATCTATCAAACTTTTCAATTGGAGGTCCACTGTGGAAACTACCAAAATATTTCTCAACTTTTTCTTTTATCTCCTCGGGATTCACATCTCCAGCGATAACAAGTGTGGCATTTGCAGGACCATAATATGTCTTAAACCACTCGCGAACATCCTCTAAGGTAGCTGACTTCAAGTCTTCTTCATATCCTATAACAGGCCAGGAATAGGGATGTTCGCTGGGGTAGGTATGTTCAGCAATTATTCTCCACGCTTTGCCGTACGGTTGATTTTCATATTGTTTTTTCTCATTAATAACAACACCACGTTGTTCATCAAGTTTTGCCTGATCTATTGCTCCAAGCAGATGTCCCATCCTGTCAGATTCCATCCACAACGCCAGATCAATTGCATTAACAGGTACATTTTCAAAATAGTTCGTCCGATCATTATTAGTTGTACCGTTCATATCAGTAGCACCAACTTTTTCGAAAGGTTTAAAGTATTCATCATTATAATGTTCTGAACCATTAAACATTAAATGTTCAAAAAGATGCGCAAAACCTGTCTTACCTCTTTTTTCATTTTTTGAACCCACATGATACCAGATATTTACCGCAACTATTGGTGCTTTGTGGTCCTCATGCACTATAAGGGTTAATCCATTATTTAAAACATACTTTTTGTAAGGAATATCGATTTTTTTAATCAGGTCTTCATACTTCGAAATATCACTTTTCCCAAGAGCAAAGGTAAAAATAAATATAAGGAGCACTACAATTGAAAATCTTTTCTTCATGTCAACCTCTAGTAATAC harbors:
- a CDS encoding insulinase family protein encodes the protein MKKRFSIVVLLIFIFTFALGKSDISKYEDLIKKIDIPYKKYVLNNGLTLIVHEDHKAPIVAVNIWYHVGSKNEKRGKTGFAHLFEHLMFNGSEHYNDEYFKPFEKVGATDMNGTTNNDRTNYFENVPVNAIDLALWMESDRMGHLLGAIDQAKLDEQRGVVINEKKQYENQPYGKAWRIIAEHTYPSEHPYSWPVIGYEEDLKSATLEDVREWFKTYYGPANATLVIAGDVNPEEIKEKVEKYFGSFHSGPPIEKFDRWIPVLRGEHRFVMQDRVPQPRLYRVYNIPEYGSKEGTEFELIADILASGKTSRLYKRLVYDEQLATNVSVFADLKEIAGQLIIVVDLRNDADMGEVERILNEEIDKFLTKGPTDDELDRVKIGYFSDFIRGIERIGGFGGKSDILARNQVFIGDPSHYKRQLQWVAKVTKKDILSTARKWMGPGYFVLEVHPFPNYTSTLGDVDRAKLPEVGSPPEPEFPDFVKFEMNNRLEVYLVERKSIPAVNAMLIINAGYSSDQLSKPGVANFAMDMLNEGTRKYTSLELNDELERIGASIVTGANLDYSYVNLTSLNTTLDKAFELFSEVVLNPSFPSDEIERVRKRIIANIQQEMARPVYMALRVLPRFIYGKDHPYGNPMTGSGTIESINSITREDLVNYYKVWFKPNNSKLIVVGDITRSDLRAILDKYFSKWKPGGVPEIKISKVTFPEKSVVYIMDKPQSPQSVIIAGHIAPLKNDPDNLAIEAMNRILGGTFTSRINMNLREEKHWSYGARSLVLDARGQPPFIVYAPVQIDKTADAMNEILGELNGILTEEPITEEEFDKTVKNMVLSLPGRWETNRSILSSLAEIVIYDLPSDYYKKYPDEVKSLDISKLQKAAKKTIHPDKLIWVVVGDKEKIMGSIKKAGFTEIHLIDTEGNLIE